A portion of the Bacillus thuringiensis genome contains these proteins:
- the pyrD gene encoding dihydroorotate oxidase B catalytic subunit produces the protein MNRLQVELPGLSLKNPIIPASGCFGFGREYAQFYDLSVLGSIMIKATTEQPRYGNPTPRVAETPGGMLNAIGLQNPGLEKVMNSELPWLEQFDLPIIANVAGSQAEDYVAVAKEISKAPNVHALELNISCPNVKTGGIAFGTNPEIAADLTKRVKEVSEVPVYVKLSPNVANIVEIAKAIENAGADGLTMINTLLGMRLDLKTAKPILANRTGGLSGPAIKPVAIRMVHEVSQAVNIPIIGMGGIETAEDVIEFFYAGASAVAVGTANFIDPFVCPTIIEELPALLDELGFDHISECQGRSWKQTCHSR, from the coding sequence ATGAACAGATTGCAAGTTGAATTACCAGGATTATCATTAAAAAATCCAATTATACCGGCATCTGGATGCTTTGGATTTGGTCGTGAATATGCACAGTTTTACGATTTAAGTGTACTAGGATCAATCATGATTAAAGCGACGACAGAACAACCACGTTATGGAAATCCAACGCCTCGTGTTGCTGAAACACCAGGCGGCATGTTAAATGCAATCGGACTTCAAAACCCAGGGTTAGAAAAAGTAATGAATTCTGAATTACCATGGTTAGAACAATTTGACCTTCCAATCATTGCGAACGTTGCAGGCTCACAAGCTGAGGATTACGTAGCGGTTGCAAAGGAAATTTCTAAAGCGCCTAATGTCCATGCACTAGAATTAAATATTTCTTGTCCGAACGTAAAAACAGGTGGTATCGCCTTTGGTACAAATCCTGAAATTGCTGCTGATTTAACGAAGCGAGTAAAAGAGGTTTCTGAAGTACCTGTATACGTGAAGTTGTCACCGAACGTGGCAAACATAGTGGAAATTGCAAAAGCGATTGAAAATGCAGGTGCAGATGGTTTAACGATGATTAATACATTGCTTGGTATGCGTCTAGATTTAAAAACAGCTAAACCAATTTTAGCAAACCGTACAGGTGGATTATCAGGTCCTGCGATTAAGCCAGTAGCAATTCGTATGGTACATGAAGTAAGCCAAGCGGTTAACATTCCAATTATCGGAATGGGTGGTATTGAAACAGCGGAAGATGTAATTGAATTCTTCTACGCTGGCGCAAGCGCAGTTGCAGTAGGTACAGCGAACTTTATCGATCCGTTCGTATGTCCGACAATTATTGAAGAGTTACCAGCATTACTAGATGAATTAGGATTTGATCACATTTCGGAATGTCAAGGAAGGAGCTGGAAGCAAACATGTCACAGTCGTTAA
- the pyrK gene encoding dihydroorotate oxidase B electron transfer subunit: MMQKQNMIVVNQKEIAKNIYELVLQGTLVQQMNEPGQFVHIKVAEGIAPLLRRPISICNVDQEKNEFTMLYRAEGQGTKTLATRKQGEMVDVLGPLGHGFPVEEAEAGQTALLVGGGIGVPPLYELSQRLVAKGVRVIHILGFQTKDVVFYEEKFAELGDTYVATVDGTHGTKGFVTDVIDNYGIDFDILYSCGPLAMLRALEGRYKEKKAYISLEERMGCGIGACFACVCHLQEDPSGHSYKKVCSDGPVFPIGEVVL, encoded by the coding sequence ATGATGCAAAAGCAAAATATGATCGTCGTTAACCAAAAAGAAATCGCAAAAAACATTTACGAATTAGTGCTTCAAGGAACGTTAGTACAGCAAATGAACGAACCAGGGCAGTTTGTACACATTAAGGTAGCAGAGGGCATTGCGCCCCTTCTGCGCCGCCCAATTAGTATTTGTAATGTAGATCAAGAGAAGAACGAATTTACAATGCTATATCGTGCCGAAGGACAAGGGACAAAAACATTAGCAACTAGAAAACAAGGTGAAATGGTAGATGTACTAGGACCATTAGGACACGGTTTTCCTGTAGAAGAAGCAGAAGCTGGTCAAACAGCTTTATTAGTAGGCGGGGGAATTGGTGTACCACCACTTTATGAACTATCACAGCGCCTCGTTGCAAAAGGTGTACGTGTAATTCACATCTTAGGTTTTCAAACGAAAGATGTAGTTTTCTATGAAGAAAAATTTGCAGAACTTGGTGATACGTACGTTGCGACAGTAGACGGTACACACGGTACAAAAGGATTTGTCACAGATGTAATTGATAATTACGGAATTGACTTTGACATTCTTTATTCATGTGGTCCGTTAGCGATGCTTCGTGCATTAGAAGGACGTTACAAAGAGAAAAAAGCCTATATTTCATTAGAAGAGCGTATGGGCTGCGGTATTGGAGCTTGTTTCGCATGTGTATGCCATTTACAAGAAGATCCAAGTGGACATTCTTACAAGAAGGTGTGTAGCGACGGACCAGTATTTCCAATCGGGGAGGTTGTACTATGA